A single window of Ananas comosus cultivar F153 linkage group 17, ASM154086v1, whole genome shotgun sequence DNA harbors:
- the LOC109723503 gene encoding LEAF RUST 10 DISEASE-RESISTANCE LOCUS RECEPTOR-LIKE PROTEIN KINASE-like 2.3, whose translation MSEDERRVEAILQNYELKAPKRYKYSQIKKITQRFNNEIGKGGFGTVFKGKLIDGQEVAVKVLHQSNGKGEDFVNEILSISKTSHINVVMLLGFCFEGCYRALIYEFVPNGTLADFINKDKSNMEASILWERLHDIAVGIARGLEYLHRGCSAQIVHFDIKPHNILLDKKFRPKIADFGLAKLCSTRKSTLSIQGKGGTPGYIAPELWFDNFGPISSKADVYNYGKIAFEMVGGRKIFDSKIDSSSEYCFTYWVYNHLNQCGNLDAYGVTEETEEVAKKMILVGLWCIQKLPAERPSMSEVVEMLKGRIEDLRMPPNPKWF comes from the coding sequence ATGTCGGAAGATGAACGAAGGGTTGAGGCCATTCTACAAAATTATGAGCTTAAGGCTCCAAAAAGATACAAGTATTCACAGataaagaaaataacacaaagATTCAACAATGAAATCGGAAAAGGTGGATTCGGTACTGTCTTCAAGGGTAAGCTCATTGATGGCCAAGAAGTAGCCGTGAAAGTCTTACACCAGTCCAATGGAAAAGGTGAGGACTTTGTTAATGAAATTCTCAGCATTAGCAAAACATCCCACATAAATGTTGTAATGTTGCTAGGCTTCTGTTTTGAGGGGTGCTATAGAGCTCTTATCTATGAATTCGTGCCAAATGGAACATTAGCTGATTTTATTAACAAAGACAAATCTAATATGGAAGCTTCAATTCTTTGGGAAAGATTACATGACATTGCAGTTGGCATAGCTCGAGGACTAGAATATCTACATCGTGGATGCAGTGCCCAGATAGTGCACTTTGACATCAAACCTCATAATATCTTACTAGACAAAAAATTTCGTCCTAAAATTGCTGATTTTGGGCTGGCCAAATTATGCTCTACACGAAAGAGCACTCTTTCGATACAAGGCAAGGGAGGAACTCCAGGATATATTGCTCCTGAATTATGGTTTGACAACTTTGGGCCTATCTCTAGTAAAGCTGATGTGTATAACTACGGTAAGATTGCATTTGAAATGGTTGGAGGGAGGAAAATTTTTGACAGCAAAATAGATTCTAGTAGTGAATACTGTTTCACTTATTGGGTGTATAATCATCTGAATCAATGTGGCAACTTAGACGCTTATGGAGTTACTGAGGAGACAGAAGAAGTTGCGAAAAAAATGATATTAGTTGGGCTTTGGTGTATTCAAAAATTGCCTGCCGAACGGCCATCAATGAGTGAAGTTGTAGAGATGCTCAAAGGTCGCATAGAAGATTTGCGGATGCCACCAAACCCAAAGTGGTTTTGa